One window of the Bdellovibrionales bacterium genome contains the following:
- a CDS encoding helix-turn-helix domain-containing protein, translated as MASKRLEAIPEKFQRDAEKQLRGIAQKIQKKRESLGLSQEALAEQLGLAVNTVKTIEQSRRYPSLPMLFYICKFLEIKITIG; from the coding sequence ATGGCAAGTAAAAGATTAGAAGCGATACCCGAAAAATTTCAACGAGATGCGGAAAAGCAGTTAAGAGGTATTGCCCAAAAGATACAAAAGAAGCGCGAGAGTCTGGGGCTTTCTCAGGAGGCACTGGCTGAACAATTGGGACTTGCTGTCAATACTGTTAAAACCATCGAGCAATCACGGCGATATCCCAGCCTTCCGATGCTTTTTTATATTTGTAAATTTTTAGAGATCAAAATTACTATAGGCTAA